The proteins below are encoded in one region of Clostridium estertheticum:
- a CDS encoding AbrB/MazE/SpoVT family DNA-binding domain-containing protein, whose amino-acid sequence MKSTGIVRKVDELGRIVIPIELRRTLGIEIKDALEIYTEGDTIILKKYTPDCIICSENDNNLVNFKGKWVCKSCLKEIGKSKLL is encoded by the coding sequence ATGAAATCAACTGGAATAGTAAGAAAAGTAGATGAACTTGGAAGGATAGTTATTCCAATAGAATTAAGAAGAACTTTGGGTATAGAGATTAAGGATGCTTTAGAAATATATACAGAGGGTGATACTATAATTCTTAAAAAATATACACCTGATTGTATTATCTGCAGCGAGAACGATAACAACCTAGTTAATTTTAAAGGTAAATGGGTATGCAAAAGTTGCTTGAAAGAAATTGGAAAAAGCAAACTTCTATAA
- a CDS encoding histidine kinase, giving the protein MDRLLTKKDLAERWQVTETSIDNWRREGTLTACKGMPVIRFSPQHIAELEGAKLEKFSPLQRKKLEKELENEIKIVELRDREIAELKSRITRMLSIGAEVIYSKQA; this is encoded by the coding sequence ATGGACAGGCTTTTAACTAAAAAGGATTTAGCTGAACGATGGCAAGTAACTGAAACATCAATTGATAACTGGAGAAGAGAAGGAACGCTAACAGCATGTAAGGGTATGCCAGTAATAAGATTTTCACCACAACATATTGCAGAACTTGAAGGTGCTAAACTTGAAAAATTTTCTCCGTTACAAAGAAAAAAACTTGAGAAAGAATTAGAAAATGAAATTAAAATAGTTGAATTGAGGGACAGAGAAATAGCAGAATTAAAATCTAGAATCACAAGAATGTTATCAATAGGTGCAGAGGTTATCTATTCAAAGCAAGCATAG
- a CDS encoding helix-turn-helix domain-containing protein, with protein MTIVDRLKKFKSELGLENNKEMATLLKIGESFYSSIESGKKPVSKNVLQRLVVLSKLPEEYWKYGITDEVELLEKREEFKCLKDAINQLSNIGLLKSDSKDFSSSVEEVLIAAMKADVTHILDKQKIKKETIKED; from the coding sequence TTGACAATAGTTGATAGATTAAAAAAATTTAAAAGTGAATTAGGCTTAGAGAATAATAAAGAAATGGCTACTCTATTAAAAATAGGTGAATCATTTTACAGTTCAATTGAGAGTGGTAAGAAGCCAGTGAGCAAAAACGTTTTACAGAGATTAGTAGTTTTATCTAAGCTTCCTGAGGAATATTGGAAATATGGAATAACTGACGAAGTGGAACTACTAGAAAAAAGAGAAGAGTTTAAATGTTTAAAGGATGCCATAAATCAATTAAGCAATATTGGGTTATTAAAAAGCGATAGTAAAGATTTTAGTTCTTCTGTTGAAGAAGTTTTAATTGCTGCAATGAAAGCAGATGTGACACATATATTAGATAAGCAAAAAATAAAAAAAGAAACTATTAAGGAGGATTAA
- a CDS encoding site-specific integrase, which translates to MEHNITYRQKDKGWQFIISYKDIDNKWKQKSKQGFKTKRDAKPIAEKMLEDLESSIKNNVDVEGANQTFKEVSKMYLKHSNLYKEYNTVKASENTFSKFKCLNSIKIKDIQKIDIQGVVDKLVKEGLKQSTITSHVVRLNTFLKYVKEDLNIIVSLPTEKIKVPKEKNKTNKKALTKPELDKLLNDLINNKFYIVAFIAANTGIRLGEILGLTWNDLDEINLTLDVNKQWKVLEKNKPSTFGTLKSKNSYRTVPISSKTLNALKFYKKNNPTDFKNRIAPFNSASIFKYLNPKLRELADISLHELRHTYATLLIADGMDFKTAAKLLGHDVQETYRTYSHVTSDMLKNAAKRIDKIFK; encoded by the coding sequence TTGGAGCATAATATTACTTATAGACAAAAAGACAAAGGTTGGCAATTTATAATAAGTTATAAAGATATTGATAATAAGTGGAAACAGAAAAGCAAGCAAGGTTTTAAAACTAAGAGAGATGCCAAACCTATTGCTGAAAAGATGTTAGAAGATTTAGAGTCTAGCATTAAAAATAATGTAGATGTAGAAGGTGCAAATCAAACCTTTAAGGAAGTCTCTAAAATGTATTTAAAGCATAGCAATTTATATAAGGAATATAATACAGTGAAGGCTTCTGAAAATACCTTTTCTAAATTTAAGTGTCTAAATTCTATTAAAATAAAAGATATACAGAAAATTGATATTCAAGGTGTCGTAGATAAATTAGTTAAAGAAGGTTTAAAGCAAAGTACAATTACATCACATGTAGTAAGGTTAAATACTTTTTTAAAATATGTTAAGGAAGATCTAAATATAATTGTAAGCTTACCGACCGAAAAAATAAAAGTACCTAAGGAAAAAAATAAAACTAATAAAAAAGCACTTACTAAACCAGAACTTGATAAACTTTTAAATGATTTAATAAACAATAAATTTTATATAGTAGCTTTTATAGCTGCCAATACAGGAATAAGGTTAGGTGAAATACTTGGTCTTACTTGGAATGATCTAGACGAAATAAATCTAACATTAGATGTTAATAAGCAATGGAAGGTACTTGAAAAAAATAAACCCTCTACATTTGGCACATTAAAGAGCAAAAATTCATATAGGACAGTACCAATATCAAGTAAAACATTAAATGCATTAAAATTTTACAAAAAAAATAACCCTACTGATTTTAAGAATAGGATAGCACCATTTAACAGTGCAAGCATTTTTAAATATTTAAATCCTAAGTTGAGAGAACTTGCTGATATTAGTCTACATGAGTTAAGACATACTTATGCAACTTTGTTGATAGCGGATGGGATGGATTTTAAAACAGCTGCTAAGTTGTTGGGGCATGATGTTCAAGAAACTTATAGAACCTATTCCCATGTAACAAGTGATATGCTTAAAAATGCTGCTAAAAGAATAGACAAAATTTTTAAGTAA
- a CDS encoding helix-turn-helix domain-containing protein, which translates to MDLKQLRLDTGIKLMKLAEILEISRQQYSNIEKGKGKMNAGRIEKLSKKFNIEPLLILKAWEETKSNEKRC; encoded by the coding sequence ATGGATCTTAAGCAGCTTAGGCTAGACACCGGGATAAAATTAATGAAATTAGCTGAAATACTTGAAATCAGCAGGCAACAGTACAGCAACATTGAAAAAGGGAAAGGAAAAATGAATGCAGGAAGAATTGAAAAGCTTTCAAAGAAATTCAATATTGAACCGTTACTAATTTTAAAAGCATGGGAGGAGACAAAATCAAATGAAAAAAGATGTTGA
- a CDS encoding GspE/PulE family protein, translating to MKKNLLQILLDKKLITTRQYNEVKEISLLNRCSEEQIIMNDTKIDLKEVISVIEINFGISYIDLDSTCIKDEVFNLISKEVATRYSLIPFYENNNEVYVAFSNPFEITVIDELRFITNKKIKVFFDLTSHIAEVIENCYAKQIVDVAVEEMKKEYILESKQNNEEQSSTFGAENSPVIRITNSLLKRAINAEASDIHLEPFKDFALIRMRVDGILNEINKIPKNVYKSLCTRLKIMANMDIATKLTPLDGKMTENIDGIDYDFRVSSLPTMYGEKLVIRVLYKVERFINLDSLGFSKEKVLLLKSVLKLSHGMIIVAGPTGSGKSTTLYALLNEINSKTKNIVTIEDPIEYNMPGINQVNVNNKAGLTFSIGLRSILRQDTYIVC from the coding sequence ATGAAAAAAAATTTGCTCCAAATATTATTAGATAAAAAACTTATTACCACAAGGCAATATAATGAAGTAAAGGAAATTTCACTTTTAAATAGGTGTAGCGAAGAGCAAATTATTATGAATGACACAAAAATAGACCTAAAGGAAGTTATTTCAGTAATAGAGATTAATTTTGGTATATCTTATATTGATTTAGATTCTACATGTATAAAGGATGAAGTCTTTAATTTAATATCAAAGGAGGTCGCTACTAGGTACAGTTTAATACCCTTTTATGAGAATAACAATGAGGTATATGTTGCCTTTTCAAATCCATTCGAAATAACAGTTATTGATGAATTAAGATTTATAACAAATAAAAAGATTAAGGTCTTTTTCGATCTGACTAGTCATATCGCAGAGGTCATTGAGAACTGTTATGCGAAACAAATTGTAGATGTTGCAGTTGAAGAAATGAAAAAAGAATATATTTTAGAAAGCAAACAAAATAATGAAGAGCAGTCTTCTACATTTGGGGCTGAGAACTCACCGGTTATAAGGATAACGAATTCTTTGTTAAAGAGGGCCATAAATGCAGAGGCTAGTGATATTCATCTAGAGCCTTTTAAGGATTTTGCTTTAATTCGCATGAGAGTAGATGGAATATTAAATGAAATAAATAAAATTCCGAAAAATGTATATAAATCCTTATGCACAAGATTAAAGATAATGGCGAATATGGATATAGCTACAAAATTAACTCCGCTAGATGGGAAGATGACAGAAAATATAGATGGTATAGATTACGACTTTAGGGTATCTTCATTGCCTACAATGTATGGCGAGAAGTTAGTTATAAGGGTTTTATACAAAGTAGAAAGATTTATTAATTTGGATTCATTAGGTTTTAGTAAGGAGAAGGTTCTTCTTTTAAAAAGTGTATTAAAACTTTCTCATGGAATGATAATAGTAGCGGGACCTACAGGAAGTGGAAAATCAACAACATTGTATGCACTACTAAATGAAATTAATAGTAAAACTAAAAATATAGTTACAATAGAGGATCCAATAGAATATAATATGCCTGGAATTAATCAAGTAAACGTAAACAATAAGGCGGGTCTAACTTTTTCGATAGGGCTTAGGAGCATTTTAAGGCAGGATACTTATATAGTTTGTTAA